In Bos indicus isolate NIAB-ARS_2022 breed Sahiwal x Tharparkar chromosome 2, NIAB-ARS_B.indTharparkar_mat_pri_1.0, whole genome shotgun sequence, a single genomic region encodes these proteins:
- the LOC139185717 gene encoding alanine and glycine-rich protein-like, which produces MKPDQISSLDSGVGAAASAGRSRGGCPGRNAGRGCAPRLYRRRQWAREALVQPCPAWVTKPPRPLLGDVRVGGSGGRGGGAATTTAAASTAAAFAGGRADVRGGGAPGAKRLGAFGPLVAAAATADHGVSGEGAAGEEQPLGGGGLSVAGLEAREGLNGETRAPAGGLPCKVWDGGG; this is translated from the coding sequence ATGAAGCCGGACCAGATCTCGAGCTTGGATTCGGGGGTCGGAGCGGCTGCTTCAGCGGGGAGGTCGAGAGGCGGCTGCCCGGGCCGGAACGCGGGGCGCGGGTGTGCCCCGCGGCTCTACCGACGGAGGCAGTGGGCGAGGGAGGCCCTCGTCCAGCCCTGCCCGGCCTGGGTAACAAAGCCGCCGCGGCCTCTGTTGGGTGATGTACGCGTGGGGGGTTCCggcgggcggggcggcggggccgCCACCACCACTGCGGCCGCCTCCACCGCCGCTGCTTTCGCTGGAGGGCGGGCGGATGTACGGGGCGGCGGGGCCCCCGGCGCGAAGCGCCTCGGCGCCTTTGGTCCGCTCGTTGCGGCGGCCGCCACCGCCGACCACGGGGTCAGTGGAGAAGGGGCTGCGGGCGAGGAGCAGCCCTTGGGCGGGGGTGGATTATCCGTCGCTGGGCTGGAGGCCCGGGAAGGGTTGAATGGGGAGACACGTGCCCCGGCAGGAGGCTTGCCTTGTAAGGTATGGGATGGAGGAGGCTAG
- the BZW1 gene encoding eIF5-mimic protein 2: MNNQKQQKPTLSGQRFKTRKRDEKERFDPTQFQDCIIQGLTETGTDLEAVAKFLDASGAKLDYRRYAETLFDILVAGGMLAPGGTLADDMMRTDVCVFAAQEDLETMQAFAQVFNKLIRRYKYLEKGFEDEVKKLLLFLKGFSESERNKLAMLTGVLLANGTLNASILNSLYNENLVKEGVSAAFAVKLFKSWINEKDINAVAASLRKVSMDNRLMELFPANKQSVEHFTKYFTEAGLKELSEYVRNQQTIGARKELQKELQEQMSRGDPFKDIILYVKEEMKKNNIPEPVVIGIVWSSVMSTVEWNKKEELVAEQAIKHLKQYSPLLAAFTTQGQSELTLLLKIQEYCYDNIHFMKAFQKIVVLFYKAEVLSEEPILKWYKDAHVAKGKSVFLEQMKKFVEWLKNAEEESESEAEEGD, encoded by the exons ATGAATAATCAAAAGCAGCAAAAGCCAACGCTATCAGGCCAGCgttttaaaaccagaaaaagag ATGAAAAAGAGAGGTTTGACCCTACTCAGTTTCAAGACTGCATTATTCAAGGCTTAACTGAAACTGGTACTGATTTGGAAGCAGTAGCAAAGTTTCTTGATGCTTCTGGAGCAAAACTTGATTACCGACGATATGCAGAAACACTCTTTGACATCCTGGTGGCTGGCGGAATGCTGG CCCCAGGTGGTACActggcagatgacatgatgcgtACAGATGTCTGTGTGTTTGCAGCACAAGAAGACCTAGAGACCATGCAAGCATTTGCTCAG GTTTTTAACAAGTTAATCAGGCGCTACAAATACCTGGAGAAAGGTTTTGAAGATGAAGTTAAAAAG CTGCTGCTGTTCTTAAAGGGTTTTTCAGAGTCGGAAAGGAACAAGCTGGCTATGTTGACTGGTGTTCTTCTGGCTAATGGAACACTTAATGCATCCATTCTTAATAGCCTTTACAATGAGAATTTGGTTAAAGAAG GGGTTTCAGCAGCTTTTGCTGTAAAGCTCTTTAAATCATggataaatgaaaaagatatcAATGCAGTAGCTGCAAGTCTTCGGAAAGTGAGCATGGATAACAGACTGATG GAACTTTTTCCTGCCAATAAACAAAGCGTTGAACACTTCACAAAGTATTTTACTGAGGCAGGCTTGAAAGAGCTTTCAGAATATGTTCGGAATCAGCAAACCATAGGAGCTCGTAAGGAACTCCAGAAAGAACTTCAAGAACAGATGTCCCGTGGTGATCCATTTAAGGAT ATAATTTTGTATgtcaaggaagaaatgaaaaaaaacaacatCCCAGAACCCGTTGTCATTGGAATAGTGTGGTCCAGCGTAATGAGCACTGTGGAATGGAACAAAAAAGAGGAGCTTGTAGCAGAGCAAGCCATCAAGCACTTGAAG cAATACAGCCCTCTACTTGCTGCCTTTACAACTCAAGGTCAGTCTGAGCTGACTCTGTTACTGAAGATTCAGGAGTACTGCTATGACAACATTCATTTCATGAAAGCCTTCCAGAAAATAGTGGTGCTTTTTTATAAAG CTGAAGTTCTGAGTGAAGAACCCATTCTAAAATGGTATAAAGATGCACACGTTGCCAAGGGGAAGAGTGTCTTCCTTGAGCAAATGAAAAAGTTTGTGGAGTGGCTcaaaaatgctgaagaag AATCTGAGTCTGAAGCTGAAGAAGGTGACTGA